A region from the Campylobacter blaseri genome encodes:
- a CDS encoding DUF945 family protein: MKKIVIFLALFVLVYIGGSYYLGLKHSQRYDEIFTQKLPKDIVVKNSHKNGIFKTKNISDVVFSKEYLANILGLNSSDIKEDLRVEISTTIIHPFFSLVSGTKGEGFIKILSYKDIADKFLKDKQIVEYSFEVKGKNNQKVHLQTTQIEYKDEMGEIKFSPIVADIEYISGGISKVNSKQESFKLNFKENDLEFELDDIIYNTVFDEPLKFDYGNLYNLVNSSSEFGFKDFILKLEDKKNGELKLRFSNYNDKSRVNVKNSIVDIKSISSANKLIIDVDNEKIQLNNIKSNISLNNFNKDFYDKLFKELQNNTLANLNEEDLQDFIKLFIEKNPSINLENLSFKYDDKYDFELNFKTGVKKFDLSNPMEGLKNIYLDGKTIFSKDIIDLFLANDTETKEMLVNSQIIKESGDNYEVSFKYDKNQMDVIINDKIGINQFLSTQF; the protein is encoded by the coding sequence GTGAAAAAAATTGTAATTTTTTTGGCACTATTTGTTTTAGTGTATATAGGTGGTAGTTATTACTTGGGCCTTAAACACTCACAAAGATATGATGAAATATTTACACAAAAGCTTCCAAAAGATATAGTAGTTAAAAATAGCCATAAAAATGGTATTTTTAAAACAAAAAATATAAGTGATGTTGTTTTTTCAAAGGAGTATTTGGCTAATATTTTAGGATTAAATAGTAGTGATATAAAAGAGGATTTAAGAGTCGAGATATCAACTACTATCATACATCCTTTCTTTTCATTGGTTAGCGGAACTAAGGGCGAAGGGTTTATCAAAATACTCTCCTATAAAGATATTGCAGATAAATTTTTAAAAGATAAACAAATAGTTGAATATAGCTTTGAAGTAAAAGGGAAAAATAATCAAAAAGTTCATTTACAAACCACTCAGATAGAGTACAAAGATGAGATGGGAGAAATTAAGTTTAGCCCAATAGTTGCAGATATTGAGTATATAAGTGGTGGTATCTCTAAGGTTAACTCAAAACAAGAGAGTTTTAAACTAAACTTTAAAGAAAATGACTTAGAATTTGAGCTGGATGATATCATATATAATACAGTTTTTGACGAACCTTTAAAATTTGATTATGGAAATTTATATAATCTTGTAAATTCTAGTTCTGAATTCGGTTTTAAAGATTTCATTTTAAAATTAGAAGATAAAAAAAATGGTGAACTTAAGTTGAGGTTTTCAAACTACAATGACAAAAGCAGAGTTAATGTAAAAAATTCAATAGTTGATATTAAAAGTATATCTAGTGCTAATAAATTAATTATAGATGTTGATAATGAAAAAATACAGCTAAATAATATAAAATCAAATATATCTTTAAATAATTTCAATAAAGATTTTTATGATAAATTATTTAAAGAACTTCAAAACAATACTTTAGCAAATTTAAATGAAGAGGATTTGCAAGATTTTATTAAGCTTTTTATAGAAAAAAATCCTTCAATTAATTTAGAAAATTTAAGTTTTAAATATGATGATAAGTATGACTTTGAGCTAAATTTTAAAACAGGTGTTAAAAAATTTGATTTATCAAACCCAATGGAAGGTTTAAAAAATATATATTTAGATGGAAAAACTATATTCAGTAAAGACATTATTGATTTATTCTTGGCAAATGATACAGAAACTAAAGAAATGTTAGTAAATAGTCAAATCATCAAAGAAAGTGGAGATAATTACGAAGTATCATTTAAATATGATAAAAACCAAATGGATGTTATTATAAATGACAAAATTGGTATTAACCAATTTTTATCAACCCAATTTTAA
- the selD gene encoding selenide, water dikinase SelD produces the protein MKYRNFNLTKFVKAAGUAAKIDPEGLNNSVSTLLSKSENLLSSTTSNEDASVYKISNDLALVQTLDFITPVVDDPYIFGQIAAANSLSDVFAMGANVINALNIIGFDSCNFGNSILTEILEGGKSKVVECGGKLVGGHSIETPEMYYGLSVTGVVHPSKFWSNNTAKIGDVLILTKPLGTGVLSTAIKANMLDIKDTKEVASIMATLNFYAVNALKEVNVSACTDITGFGLLGHISEMLNDNISIKLYLDSVPILESAKKSVGLGLVPAGAYKNLQYTKKFTNKNFDIIYSDPQTSGGLLIAVSQKDMVKALYNLKSEGYEYSAIIGEVVSKNEFGIIL, from the coding sequence TTGAAATATAGAAATTTTAACTTAACTAAATTTGTAAAAGCTGCTGGTTGAGCTGCAAAAATAGACCCGGAGGGTCTTAACAATAGTGTTTCAACCCTGCTAAGTAAGAGTGAAAATTTACTCTCTAGCACGACTAGCAATGAAGATGCTAGTGTATATAAAATTAGTAATGATTTGGCATTAGTGCAAACTCTTGATTTTATAACACCTGTTGTTGATGATCCATATATTTTTGGTCAAATAGCAGCTGCAAATTCATTAAGTGATGTTTTTGCAATGGGTGCTAATGTTATAAATGCTTTAAACATAATTGGCTTTGATAGTTGCAATTTTGGCAATAGTATTTTAACTGAAATTTTAGAAGGTGGTAAAAGTAAAGTAGTTGAGTGTGGTGGTAAACTTGTGGGTGGACATAGCATTGAAACGCCTGAGATGTATTATGGATTAAGTGTTACAGGAGTAGTTCACCCTAGTAAATTTTGGAGTAATAATACTGCGAAAATTGGAGATGTTTTAATTTTAACCAAACCTTTAGGAACAGGAGTTCTAAGCACAGCCATAAAAGCTAATATGCTAGATATTAAAGATACAAAAGAGGTTGCTTCTATTATGGCAACTTTGAATTTTTACGCTGTAAATGCTTTAAAAGAAGTTAATGTGAGTGCTTGCACTGATATAACTGGCTTTGGGCTTTTAGGGCATATTAGTGAGATGTTAAATGATAATATATCAATTAAATTATATCTTGATAGTGTTCCAATTTTGGAAAGTGCTAAAAAGTCAGTTGGTTTGGGCTTGGTTCCAGCCGGTGCATATAAAAATTTACAATATACTAAGAAATTTACAAATAAAAATTTTGATATAATATATTCTGACCCACAAACTAGTGGGGGACTTTTGATTGCAGTTTCGCAAAAAGATATGGTTAAAGCCTTATATAATTTAAAAAGTGAAGGCTATGAATACTCTGCCATAATAGGCGAAGTTGTAAGTAAAAATGAATTTGGAATAATACTTTAA
- the yedF gene encoding sulfurtransferase-like selenium metabolism protein YedF: protein MRIDCRNLECPEPIIRTKDALEKLKIGDMLEVIVNDIAPKENIKRFLNTNNISFETNENGGELIFVITKTNEIQNKETEQYNCQISPNSKTEKIIYLNEDTAGSGEVGKNLLSKFLGAILNVENKPKAIICVNNAVFMTTDRSHVSYQVLKNLEANGIEIYSCGSCLEAYKIVDKLSIGKITNAYEVMDMLTKYEAIKL from the coding sequence ATGAGAATTGATTGCAGAAATTTAGAGTGTCCTGAACCTATTATAAGAACTAAGGATGCTCTTGAGAAATTAAAAATTGGAGATATGCTTGAAGTAATTGTTAACGACATAGCTCCAAAAGAAAATATTAAAAGATTTTTAAATACAAATAACATTAGTTTTGAAACCAATGAAAATGGTGGTGAATTAATATTTGTTATAACAAAAACAAACGAAATACAAAACAAAGAAACAGAACAATACAATTGTCAAATTTCACCAAATTCAAAGACTGAAAAAATTATTTATTTAAATGAAGATACAGCTGGAAGTGGCGAAGTTGGAAAAAACTTACTTTCAAAATTTTTAGGTGCTATTTTAAATGTTGAAAACAAACCAAAGGCTATAATTTGTGTTAATAATGCTGTTTTTATGACCACAGATAGATCTCACGTTAGCTACCAAGTTTTAAAAAATTTAGAGGCAAATGGCATTGAAATTTATAGTTGTGGAAGTTGCTTGGAGGCTTATAAGATAGTTGATAAACTAAGTATTGGTAAGATTACAAATGCTTATGAAGTTATGGATATGCTTACTAAATATGAGGCCATTAAACTTTGA
- a CDS encoding sodium-dependent tyrosine transporter gives MYIKLNDRVYLNADRITRIKVDNVQDGIRIRFYEGANQVAKSGKFPSEKEALKWIEDNFINKQ, from the coding sequence ATGTATATAAAACTAAACGATAGAGTGTATTTAAACGCAGATAGAATAACAAGAATTAAAGTTGATAATGTTCAAGATGGAATTAGAATTAGATTTTATGAAGGTGCAAATCAAGTAGCAAAAAGTGGTAAATTTCCAAGTGAAAAAGAGGCACTTAAATGGATAGAGGATAATTTTATAAACAAACAATAA
- a CDS encoding winged helix-turn-helix domain-containing protein, with product MREIIIENIKKFSTKEKKIDCGAAFKIANKLDVDIEQIGKIANEIGIKIASCELGQFGKYKKEIASSSKNALEKLKPFIDEKDRVFCEDARNAAQGIGFKTIRAILKKNKIDVKYCKLGCFKEKKGKTMVVKTKTWIENSKGELLFGKGKTEVLDVISQAGSIKAASEILDMNYKKCWNHLKILQNNLDDDLFETRQGGGEQAGTTLKPRAYELIDAYKQLEKDIEEFANKRFKELFLKKEI from the coding sequence ATGCGAGAAATAATTATAGAAAACATTAAAAAATTTAGCACTAAAGAAAAAAAGATAGATTGTGGAGCTGCTTTTAAGATTGCTAACAAACTCGATGTAGATATAGAGCAAATTGGAAAAATTGCTAATGAGATCGGGATTAAGATAGCAAGTTGTGAACTAGGTCAGTTTGGAAAATATAAAAAAGAAATTGCATCAAGTAGCAAAAATGCACTAGAAAAACTAAAACCTTTTATAGATGAAAAAGATAGGGTTTTTTGTGAGGATGCTAGAAATGCTGCACAAGGAATAGGCTTTAAGACAATTAGAGCAATATTGAAAAAAAATAAGATAGATGTTAAGTATTGTAAATTAGGTTGCTTTAAAGAAAAGAAGGGTAAAACTATGGTTGTAAAAACTAAAACATGGATAGAAAATTCTAAGGGCGAGCTTCTTTTTGGAAAAGGTAAAACTGAAGTTTTAGACGTTATATCTCAAGCTGGAAGCATTAAAGCAGCTTCGGAAATTTTAGATATGAACTATAAAAAATGTTGGAACCATTTAAAAATTTTACAAAATAATCTAGATGATGATCTTTTTGAAACAAGACAAGGTGGCGGTGAACAAGCTGGAACAACTCTTAAACCAAGAGCTTACGAGCTTATTGACGCTTATAAGCAACTTGAAAAAGATATAGAAGAGTTTGCTAACAAAAGGTTCAAAGAACTATTTTTAAAAAAGGAAATATAA
- the fdhD gene encoding formate dehydrogenase accessory sulfurtransferase FdhD, producing the protein MEPIFSTQITKIKGHDKFITDDILVKEIQLNIFVNGEKIGSIMSTPVDQKPLAIGYLMSEGIILNINDINKIELSDDEESVYIDAKANEDSIKKLTTEGVIISGCGKSMTANIDPNLISAKIIDNPVVFSRGLILSRMATFYTQCDLYEQTGCVHTAKLHVSDREFYIGEDIAQHSTIDKAVGKARMKDVDLSKSFLMVSGRLSSEMVAKVVMHQIPVLVSRTAPTHLGVEIARKFNLTLCGFARGNNMNIYSAAERIE; encoded by the coding sequence GTGGAACCAATTTTTTCAACACAAATAACAAAAATTAAAGGACATGATAAATTTATTACTGATGACATTTTGGTAAAAGAGATTCAGCTAAATATTTTTGTAAACGGAGAAAAAATTGGTTCTATAATGTCAACACCTGTGGATCAAAAACCTCTTGCGATAGGTTATTTGATGAGCGAGGGTATAATTTTAAATATTAATGATATTAATAAAATAGAACTTTCAGACGATGAAGAGTCTGTTTATATCGATGCTAAAGCAAACGAAGATAGTATAAAAAAACTAACGACAGAAGGTGTAATTATAAGTGGATGTGGAAAAAGTATGACTGCCAATATTGATCCTAATTTAATTTCTGCAAAAATTATTGACAATCCAGTAGTTTTTAGCAGGGGATTAATTCTTTCAAGAATGGCTACTTTTTATACACAATGCGATTTATATGAGCAAACAGGTTGCGTTCATACTGCAAAACTTCATGTTAGTGATAGAGAGTTCTATATAGGGGAAGATATAGCACAACATAGCACAATTGATAAGGCTGTAGGAAAAGCTAGAATGAAAGATGTTGATCTGAGTAAGTCATTTTTAATGGTAAGTGGTAGGCTTAGCTCTGAAATGGTAGCTAAAGTTGTTATGCATCAAATTCCAGTTCTTGTTTCAAGAACTGCACCAACACATCTAGGCGTAGAAATTGCTAGAAAATTTAATCTAACACTTTGTGGATTTGCTAGAGGTAATAATATGAATATCTATAGTGCAGCTGAAAGGATAGAGTAG
- a CDS encoding formate dehydrogenase subunit gamma, which produces MKKILLFLCCFTGLFATNSDFISQIQHDSLVWAEGRATNIPKYYDSFFTEFFVTWQANGYFAMLAAVAIAGVIAAFAVHYAIVGPKIFSHDHGKVYAFNVIERLVHAIAAVAWVILVPTGVIIMFGDTFGGGAFVKIMQYLHLIATVMWAIVIIPMFLFWAKRMLPAVYDIRWAIMVGGYLSKDKKPIPAGKFNFGQKAWFWVCTLGGFAMIITGAIMYFIDFPIPGVNSEVLGISQIDLLRISAVVHNLLGVACAVFLLVHIYMAAFAIKGAIHSMINGYKEEEEVYILHHYWYQELLEKGKIQKSVFENQYTNLI; this is translated from the coding sequence ATGAAAAAAATTTTATTATTTTTATGCTGTTTTACAGGCTTATTTGCTACAAATAGCGACTTTATAAGCCAAATTCAACACGATAGTTTAGTTTGGGCAGAAGGAAGAGCTACAAATATACCAAAATATTATGATAGTTTTTTCACTGAATTTTTTGTGACTTGGCAAGCTAATGGTTATTTTGCAATGCTAGCTGCTGTAGCAATAGCAGGCGTTATAGCTGCTTTTGCTGTTCATTATGCAATAGTAGGACCTAAAATATTTTCTCATGATCATGGAAAGGTTTATGCTTTTAATGTCATCGAAAGATTGGTTCATGCTATAGCTGCTGTGGCATGGGTCATTTTAGTTCCAACTGGTGTCATTATAATGTTTGGAGATACTTTTGGTGGTGGCGCTTTTGTAAAAATTATGCAATATTTGCACTTAATAGCAACTGTTATGTGGGCGATTGTTATAATACCAATGTTTTTATTTTGGGCAAAAAGAATGCTTCCAGCTGTTTATGACATTAGATGGGCTATAATGGTTGGAGGATATTTGTCAAAAGATAAAAAGCCAATTCCAGCAGGTAAATTTAACTTTGGTCAAAAAGCTTGGTTTTGGGTTTGTACTTTAGGCGGGTTTGCTATGATAATAACTGGTGCTATTATGTATTTTATAGATTTTCCAATACCAGGAGTTAACTCAGAAGTTTTAGGTATCTCTCAAATAGACCTTTTAAGAATATCCGCAGTAGTGCATAATCTTTTAGGCGTTGCATGTGCAGTATTTTTACTTGTTCATATTTATATGGCTGCTTTTGCTATTAAGGGTGCAATTCACTCCATGATTAATGGATATAAAGAAGAAGAAGAAGTTTATATTCTTCATCATTATTGGTATCAAGAGCTTCTTGAAAAAGGTAAAATTCAAAAATCAGTTTTTGAAAACCAATATACTAATTTAATATAA
- the fdh3B gene encoding formate dehydrogenase FDH3 subunit beta has translation MSTVRMKFLCDLERCIDCDGCSIACDLGHEMPLDVRRRRVITLNEGKPGEEFSTSLACMHCTDAPCAQVCPVNCFYIREDAIVLHDKDTCIGCGYCLYACPFGAPQFPRGKAFMPKGAMDKCTMCAGGPEETNSVEEFHKYGQNRISEGRVPLCAAMCSTKALLVGDSQEVDRIYRERVVARGYSKTPMETLEEYPGQKW, from the coding sequence ATGTCAACAGTTAGAATGAAATTTTTATGCGATTTGGAAAGATGTATCGATTGTGATGGTTGCTCTATAGCTTGCGATCTAGGGCATGAAATGCCTTTAGATGTTAGAAGAAGAAGAGTTATAACTTTAAATGAAGGAAAGCCAGGGGAGGAATTTTCAACTTCTCTTGCTTGTATGCATTGTACTGATGCTCCTTGTGCTCAAGTATGTCCAGTAAATTGTTTTTATATAAGAGAAGATGCGATAGTTCTTCATGATAAGGATACTTGTATTGGCTGTGGATACTGCTTGTATGCATGCCCATTTGGTGCGCCGCAATTCCCAAGAGGAAAAGCGTTTATGCCAAAAGGAGCTATGGACAAATGCACTATGTGTGCAGGTGGTCCAGAAGAAACAAACTCAGTTGAGGAGTTTCATAAATATGGACAAAATAGAATCTCAGAAGGTAGAGTTCCTTTATGTGCAGCTATGTGTTCTACTAAAGCACTGCTTGTTGGCGATAGTCAAGAGGTAGATAGAATTTATAGAGAAAGAGTAGTTGCTCGTGGATACAGTAAAACTCCTATGGAAACATTGGAAGAATATCCGGGACAAAAATGGTAG
- a CDS encoding formate dehydrogenase subunit alpha, with protein sequence MSQVSRRPLSSKIGRRSFLKMAALSSAVGAGGVIASANATREATDAEVKNPYPNAKKVKTICTACSVGCGIIAEVQDGIWVRQEPAQDHPVSLGGHCCKGADMVGLLRSTNRLKYPMVKENGEWKRISYKEALDRIGEQLNKYQKENPDQVQFMGSAKVSNEIAYYIRKFAAFYGTNNIDHQARIUHSTTVAGVANTWGYGAMTNSLNDMQMSKAIIIFGANPAVCHPVGFQHFLKAKENGAKIIVVDPRFTHTAAKAHYYAQIRPGTDIAFIYGMLHLIFKNGWEDKEFIRDRVYDMESIKEEALKWTPEVVENVTGVKKETLIEITEVYAKNRPGSLVWAMGLTQHTIGSSNTRIAPILQLALGNMGVEGGGTNILRGHDNVQGATDMGCLADSLPGYYGLAEGSWRWFAKNWKVDFEWLQSRFYSPEWMHKKGFTLARWWAGVLNGKDGNDKTHNSNGDSLKALVVIGNGITSIAQQVKVKEALDKLELLVLSDPFVNEAAVITDKKDNVFLLPAATQYENSGSVVATNRSTQWRYQVVEPLFECMKDQDLLFELAKRLGFYDELTRSMQDENGNFTWPEDATREIARIMKTIGLTGVTPERIKKHTDNWDKFDHKTLMGFGECEGEYYGLPWPCWSEEHPGSPNLYDISKSFMEGGMGFRNRFGLEHNGVNQLAAYGSAPKDGSINEGYPEITKANIEEVLGITLTEEEKDKMGANWKVDNSGIILKKCIEHGIVPYGNARARARVWQFVDQIPLHREPLHSQRHDLAEKYPSFDDKPNHWRVDTKYKSLQLEKNYSKEFPINLVTARLVNMNGAGMENRASAHLARLTPEMFCDINPELAAKYAIKDGDMIWVHSPEGTKIKVKARFTHSVSKDMVFLPFHFTGIMQGVDMSGNFPDGTRPYAIGESANTVTNYGYDIVTQIPETKGGLCRIEKA encoded by the coding sequence ATGTCACAAGTTAGCAGAAGACCTTTAAGTTCAAAGATTGGACGAAGGTCTTTTTTAAAAATGGCAGCTTTGTCTAGCGCAGTTGGTGCTGGCGGAGTTATAGCATCAGCCAATGCAACAAGAGAAGCTACGGATGCGGAAGTAAAAAACCCATATCCAAATGCAAAAAAAGTTAAAACAATCTGTACAGCATGTTCGGTAGGGTGCGGTATAATTGCTGAAGTTCAAGATGGTATCTGGGTAAGACAAGAACCAGCACAAGATCACCCTGTTAGCCTAGGAGGCCACTGCTGTAAGGGTGCCGATATGGTTGGTTTGCTTCGTTCAACAAACCGTTTAAAATACCCAATGGTAAAAGAAAACGGTGAGTGGAAAAGAATTAGCTATAAAGAGGCACTTGATAGAATTGGCGAACAATTAAATAAATATCAAAAAGAAAACCCTGATCAGGTTCAATTTATGGGCTCTGCAAAGGTTAGTAATGAGATAGCTTATTACATAAGAAAATTTGCAGCATTTTATGGAACAAATAATATAGATCACCAAGCAAGAATTTGACATAGCACAACAGTCGCCGGTGTGGCGAATACATGGGGTTATGGCGCTATGACAAACTCACTTAATGACATGCAAATGTCTAAGGCTATTATTATTTTTGGTGCAAATCCAGCAGTTTGTCATCCAGTTGGTTTCCAGCATTTCTTAAAAGCTAAAGAAAATGGAGCTAAGATAATAGTTGTAGATCCAAGATTTACACATACTGCAGCAAAAGCTCACTATTATGCACAAATTAGACCAGGTACAGATATAGCATTTATATATGGAATGCTTCATTTGATATTTAAAAATGGTTGGGAAGACAAAGAGTTTATACGCGATAGAGTTTATGATATGGAAAGCATTAAAGAAGAGGCTCTTAAATGGACTCCAGAGGTTGTAGAAAATGTAACTGGTGTAAAAAAAGAGACTCTTATAGAGATAACTGAAGTATATGCTAAAAATAGACCAGGATCACTTGTTTGGGCTATGGGTCTTACTCAGCATACTATAGGTTCATCAAATACTAGAATTGCTCCAATTTTACAATTAGCTCTTGGAAACATGGGTGTAGAAGGCGGTGGAACTAACATACTAAGAGGCCATGATAATGTTCAAGGTGCAACTGATATGGGCTGTCTAGCTGATAGTTTACCAGGTTATTACGGATTAGCTGAAGGTAGTTGGAGATGGTTTGCTAAAAACTGGAAAGTTGATTTTGAATGGCTACAAAGTAGATTTTATAGTCCTGAGTGGATGCATAAAAAAGGCTTTACACTTGCAAGATGGTGGGCAGGTGTTCTAAATGGAAAAGATGGAAACGATAAAACGCATAACTCAAATGGAGATAGTCTAAAAGCACTTGTTGTTATAGGGAATGGAATCACATCAATTGCACAACAGGTAAAAGTAAAAGAGGCACTAGATAAGCTTGAGCTTCTTGTTTTATCAGACCCATTTGTTAATGAAGCTGCTGTGATAACCGATAAAAAAGATAATGTTTTCTTACTTCCTGCTGCAACACAATATGAGAACTCAGGTAGTGTTGTTGCAACAAATAGATCTACGCAGTGGAGATATCAAGTAGTTGAACCTCTTTTTGAATGCATGAAAGATCAAGATTTATTATTTGAACTTGCGAAAAGACTTGGTTTTTATGATGAACTTACTAGATCTATGCAAGATGAAAATGGTAACTTTACTTGGCCTGAAGATGCAACTAGAGAGATAGCTAGAATTATGAAAACTATAGGATTAACAGGGGTTACTCCAGAAAGAATTAAAAAACACACAGATAATTGGGATAAATTTGATCACAAAACTCTAATGGGCTTTGGGGAGTGCGAAGGTGAATATTATGGATTGCCTTGGCCATGTTGGAGTGAAGAACATCCAGGAAGTCCAAATTTATATGATATAAGCAAGTCTTTCATGGAAGGTGGAATGGGCTTTAGAAACAGATTTGGACTAGAGCATAATGGTGTTAATCAATTAGCAGCATATGGATCAGCTCCAAAAGATGGCTCTATAAATGAGGGATATCCTGAAATTACAAAAGCCAATATTGAAGAGGTTTTAGGTATTACCTTGACAGAAGAAGAAAAAGATAAAATGGGAGCTAATTGGAAGGTTGACAATAGCGGAATTATACTTAAAAAATGTATAGAGCACGGCATAGTTCCTTATGGAAATGCAAGAGCTAGAGCTAGAGTTTGGCAATTTGTTGATCAAATTCCACTTCATAGAGAGCCACTTCATAGCCAAAGACATGATTTAGCAGAAAAATACCCAAGTTTTGATGACAAACCAAATCACTGGAGAGTTGATACAAAATATAAGAGTCTCCAGCTAGAGAAAAACTATAGTAAAGAGTTTCCTATAAATTTAGTAACTGCAAGACTTGTTAATATGAATGGTGCTGGTATGGAAAACAGAGCAAGTGCACATCTTGCAAGATTAACTCCAGAGATGTTTTGTGATATTAATCCTGAATTGGCAGCTAAGTATGCTATTAAAGATGGCGATATGATTTGGGTTCATTCTCCTGAAGGAACTAAGATAAAAGTTAAAGCAAGATTTACCCATTCAGTTTCAAAAGATATGGTATTTTTACCATTCCATTTTACAGGTATTATGCAAGGTGTTGATATGTCAGGTAATTTTCCTGATGGAACAAGGCCATATGCAATAGGTGAAAGTGCAAACACAGTAACTAATTATGGTTATGATATTGTCACTCAAATTCCTGAAACAAAAGGCGGTTTATGCCGCATAGAGAAAGCATAA
- a CDS encoding twin-arginine translocation signal domain-containing protein: MNSKRREFLKKTAIGSAGVVGLATMSFATTPENLKKDSGKKKEVLYKRTPDWDLYYRNAK, encoded by the coding sequence ATGAATTCTAAAAGAAGAGAATTTTTGAAGAAAACTGCTATTGGAAGTGCTGGTGTTGTGGGATTAGCAACTATGTCATTTGCTACAACGCCAGAAAATCTTAAAAAAGATAGCGGTAAGAAAAAAGAGGTTTTATATAAAAGAACCCCAGATTGGGATCTTTATTACAGAAATGCTAAATAG
- a CDS encoding molecular chaperone TorD family protein codes for MIDKKNVEKARLLYYSVLSKLFCFSYDDDRFYGLIDGLKLMLQSPLDSNSEIALRNLVESINEDYSNLSKEYDDIFHAPPNPVRTTISYYDEGYETGVACVAIKRILAKTTIRRDESKYVELEDNFGFIFTIMSKFIEQCIDGNEKYEEYAEELFVNYLNVFIDEFLNAIYLHEKSNFYKDIVNLMVSFFEFERAYYEVTTIESNSAIKVADGLSRSEAARRAKNKARKNKGVQE; via the coding sequence ATGATAGACAAAAAAAATGTAGAAAAAGCAAGATTGTTATACTACTCAGTACTCTCTAAGCTTTTTTGTTTTAGCTATGATGATGATAGATTCTATGGTCTTATTGACGGGCTAAAATTAATGCTTCAATCGCCTTTAGATAGCAATAGCGAGATTGCATTAAGAAATTTAGTTGAAAGCATCAATGAAGATTATTCCAATCTTTCAAAGGAATATGATGATATATTTCATGCACCACCAAATCCAGTTAGAACAACTATTAGTTATTATGATGAGGGTTATGAAACAGGGGTGGCATGTGTTGCAATCAAGCGAATATTAGCAAAAACTACAATAAGGCGAGATGAGTCTAAGTATGTTGAGCTGGAGGATAATTTTGGCTTTATATTTACGATAATGAGTAAATTTATAGAGCAATGCATAGATGGAAATGAGAAATACGAGGAGTATGCAGAAGAACTTTTTGTAAACTATTTAAATGTATTCATTGATGAGTTTTTAAATGCCATTTATTTACATGAGAAATCAAATTTTTATAAAGATATTGTTAATTTGATGGTTAGCTTTTTTGAGTTTGAAAGAGCTTATTACGAAGTGACTACTATAGAGTCTAATAGTGCTATTAAGGTAGCTGATGGATTATCAAGATCTGAAGCTGCCAGGAGAGCTAAAAACAAAGCAAGAAAAAACAAAGGAGTGCAAGAATGA